The genomic window CAGGTCATTATCAGCGGCATCATCGGATTCGTTTTAGGTCTTGGTCTGGCCGAACTTTTTTTTAATGCGATTTCCGGCTTTCTGAACTTCATTCCTAATTATATCGCTGAGACCATGCAGACCATTGTTACAATCGGCGCGGCCTACCTGGGGGCTGCAATCGCGATCGAGAAGAGTCCGGGGTTCAGCATGTCGAGTCTGGTGCGGGCGTTCAGGGAAAAGCCACGGGGTAAGAGCAGCAAGATCCTTGATACCTCGGTGATCATCGATGGCCGTATTGCGGATATCTGCGAGACGGGATTTGTTGAGGGAACGCTTGTAATTCCTCAATTTGTCTTGCGGGAGTTGCAGCAGGTTGCCGACTCATCAGATCCGTTGAAACGCAACCGTGGTCGACGGGGACTGGATATCCTACAGAAAATACAGAAGAAGGTCGATGTGCATGTCGAAATCAGTGATATGGACTTCCCTGACATCCGTGAGGTGGACGCAAAATTGGTCGCGCTGGCCAAGGCGCTGAATGCCAAGGTGGTCACCAACGATTTCAACCTGAATAAGGTGGCAGGGCTACACGGGATCGGGGTATTGAACATCAACGAGTTAACGAATTCGCTTAGGCCTGTTGTCCTGCCCGGTGAAGAGATGCAGGTGTTCGTCCTGAAAGAAGGTAAGGAGTACAACCAGGGGATTGCCTACCTTGATGATGGCACGATGGTGGTGGTCGATAGTGGCCGTCGATATATCGGCCAGACTGTCGAAGTGCGCGTGACCACGGTGCTGCCGACGACAGCCGGGCGCATGATCTTTTCACGTTTGAAGGAAGAGGCCGAGGCCGCGTAAGAGCAGGGTAAAGGGTTTAGGGTGTAGGGTAGAAGCAAGGACCAAGCTGCCAAACCCCAAACCCCAAACCCTATGATTGTGACTGCTATTGTTCCCGCCGGTGGAGCGGGAATTCGATTCGGGGGAGCGGTCAAGAAACAGTTCATCACCCTGAACGGTTTGCCGATACTCAGCCATACGTTGCGAGCGCTGGCAGCGTCTAACGCGTTTGCTGTCATCATTGTCGCGGTCCCTGCCGGGGAGGAGTCGAAGGGTCGAGAGGCGCTGGAGCTGGCCAGGATCAATCTAGAGACAGAGGTGGTCCCGGGAGGACAGACGCGGCAAGAGTCGGTCTATAACGGTTT from Candidatus Methylomirabilis lanthanidiphila includes these protein-coding regions:
- a CDS encoding twitching motility protein PilT, which codes for MIGLNNYRVGLPMIAGGAAIGFYLASRAAVGPYQSLLSMAGLLLGASCGIVVMVLQRKFRQTSLQVIISGIIGFVLGLGLAELFFNAISGFLNFIPNYIAETMQTIVTIGAAYLGAAIAIEKSPGFSMSSLVRAFREKPRGKSSKILDTSVIIDGRIADICETGFVEGTLVIPQFVLRELQQVADSSDPLKRNRGRRGLDILQKIQKKVDVHVEISDMDFPDIREVDAKLVALAKALNAKVVTNDFNLNKVAGLHGIGVLNINELTNSLRPVVLPGEEMQVFVLKEGKEYNQGIAYLDDGTMVVVDSGRRYIGQTVEVRVTTVLPTTAGRMIFSRLKEEAEAA